The following DNA comes from Miscanthus floridulus cultivar M001 chromosome 5, ASM1932011v1, whole genome shotgun sequence.
TCTGGTGCTCAAACAAGTGCCCCTGTCCCAGAGGCCCAACCTTCAGATGTCAAAGCTGATGAGGGAAGTAATGGTAATGGGAAAGATACTTTGTCTGTGCCAGAAAAGAATGCAGGCTCTGGTGTAAATACCGACTCTGGTGCCACAACTGAAGCACCACCTCAACCTGTTGAAACCAGTGACAAGGCAGAAGACACAAAGGATGAATCTGGTGGAGACAAAGTGGTAGTTGGAGAACCCAACGAAGGTAGCTGCATGCCATCTGAAGTTGAGGGCAAAACAAAAGAGGGAGATGCTGAAGAAAAGGAAGGGGCAGATGAAGCTGGAAATAACGATAAAATTAGCAAGGATGATACTGAGAAGAAAGATGGAGGTGAATCAGAGGCCAAGGATGGCCTGTCTGATGAGCAGAGAGATGCTGATAAAATTGACAAGGATGATACTGAGAAGAAAGATGGAGGTGAATCAGAACAGAAAGATGCTGATAACAAAGGGCAGACATCATCAGCGACACCCCTTTTCTCGTTTAAGAATCTGTCAAGTGGTCAAAATGCTTTCACAGGTCTGACCGGAACTGGATGTTCAAGCACATCATTCTCGTTTGGCTCAGCCTCTAAAGATGGCTCAAGTGCTGGTCCTTTATTTGGGCTGAAAGCTGATGGTTCTTCGTTCCCTTCTTTTAATCTTGGTGCTACTAACAACGGGAGTTCCGCCACAGCGCTTGCTACTTCAGCAGAGGCACCCAAGAAATTTGCTATGACAGAGGGCCCTGTTGAAACCGGTGAAGAAAATGAGAAGGCTGTATTTACTGTTGATTCTGCTTTGTATGAGTACCTAGATGGGGGCTGGAAAGAAAGAGGAAAAGGTGAACTGAAGCTGAACGTCCCTGTATCT
Coding sequences within:
- the LOC136453062 gene encoding nuclear pore complex protein NUP50A-like; translated protein: MADEEQAPSSRKRVAGTQINKDNPEPDDDGPEQEMGTFKKATEEVMAIRRIVKVRRQQTSSAPSSNPFSAIRFTPTDSGAQTSAPVPEAQPSDVKADEGSNGNGKDTLSVPEKNAGSGVNTDSGATTEAPPQPVETSDKAEDTKDESGGDKVVVGEPNEGSCMPSEVEGKTKEGDAEEKEGADEAGNNDKISKDDTEKKDGGESEAKDGLSDEQRDADKIDKDDTEKKDGGESEQKDADNKGQTSSATPLFSFKNLSSGQNAFTGLTGTGCSSTSFSFGSASKDGSSAGPLFGLKADGSSFPSFNLGATNNGSSATALATSAEAPKKFAMTEGPVETGEENEKAVFTVDSALYEYLDGGWKERGKGELKLNVPVSGGERARLVMRTKGNYRLVLNASLYNDMSLKDMDKKGVTFACMNSIGESPSSLATFALKFKDTATREEFKDAVESHKTSKAPDAPLKTPENSPKAAEV